In Dehalococcoidia bacterium, the genomic window CAAGGTGGAGTCCGCCGTGCGCCTCGTGCACCGGCCCACGGGCATCACCGTTAACGCCTACGAGAGCCGCTCGCAGCACGAGAACAAGGCGCGCGCGCTCAGGCGCCTGCGGGTTGCGCTGGCGCTCCGCGTCCGGTCCCCGGCGCCAGAAGGCGTGCCGGAGGCCGTGGCGGCCTGCATCGGCAGGGACGGCAGGCTCGCCGTCGGGCGGCGCGACGCCAGGTACCTCGACTGCGCTTCCGCCGTGCTCGACGTCCTTCAGGCACACGACGGACGCCTATCGGACGCGGCCCGCCACCTGGGCCTCTCGACGGGCAACCTCTCCCGCTTCCTGGTCGCCGACGACGACCTGATGGCGGAGGCAAACCGGATCCGGAACGCCTTCGCTCTCAAGCCGCTGAAGCGGGGCTAGAGTGACCCCGGTTCTACGCCTGGCCCGGGCTAGCCCAGGTAAGGCCGGGCTTCCTGGGGAGTGAAGGTGCGCTCGCAACCCTGGCAGAAGTACGAGGTAGCCTTGTCCTCTTTGCCCATGTCCTCCAGCGAGTCCCAGCGCGGCATCAGGGCCGTGTGCGGGCAGGTCGCGGACGCGTGCTCCTCGGGGACCTCCGCCTGCAGGTCCGCCTCGGAGTTCTGACCGGATAGCTTCTTGAAGAGGCTCATGACGTTTCCCCCTTCCGCGCTCAGCTTAGGGCGGGGAGCCTCGCCAGAAGGTCAATGCGCGGCCAGGGCCGCATTACGGCGGCATCACCGAACCGCATACGCGGGGCGCCAGCGCATTCCACGCCCCGTTATGCTCAGTAGCCGCGTTCGGGGTCGACGACGTTCATCAGTGGCTGGCCCGCCAGGAACCGCCGCAGGTTGTCGCAGAAGATCGCCGTGGCGCGCTTGTTGTAGATCTCGGTGCCTCCCGAGATGTGAGGACTAAGTATGACGTTATCGAGGTCCCAGAGCTCGCTCTCCGGCGGGAGGGGCTCGCGCTCGAAGACGTCGAGGCCAGCGCCGGCAATCGTCCCCTCGCGCAGGGCCGCGATGAGGCCGCGTTCGTCCACCAGGGGGCCGCGGGCGATATTGATCAGGTAGGCGGTCCGTTTCATCTGCCGCAACTCCGCCTCGCCGATCATGCCCCGCGTTTCCGGCGTGAGCGGCGCCGCGATGACGACGAAGTCGCTTTCCGAGAGGAGATAAGGCAGGTCCGAAGGCGGCACGGCCTCGTCAGCGATGGGGTCAAGGCCGCGGGCCGTGAACGAACGGCGCATGCCGAGCACGCGGCAGCCGAAGGCCTTGCCCAGGCGGGCCACCTCCCCGCCGATGTAGCCCATGCCGACGATGCCGATCGTCTTGCCGAGCACCTCGCGCGGCATGAACCGCGTATATCGGTGCTCCCTCTGGGCGCGAAAGAGGCCTGGCCACCCCTTGGAAAACATGAGGACGTACGCCATCACGAACTCGGCGATCGGCGTCGCGGCCAGGCCGCCCGCCGTCGTGAAGGTGATGCCCTGGGCGATCAGCTTCGGGTCTACGCGTTCGGCGCCCGCGTGGGTGAGTTGGACCCAGCGCAGCTTCGGCGCCCGGTCGCGAAAGTCCTCCAGGCGGGAGATGGCGCCGCCCCAGAAGCTGAACAATACCTCGGCCTCCCGGAGGGCGCTGGTGAGCTCATCGAGGCCGGTGACGGCCTGGAGCTCGCTCGGGTAACGCGCCTCGCCCCGGAAGAGCCGCCGGGCTTCCTGGCCCAGGACCTCCACTTCGATACTGGGAGCCACCGCCTTTATCTCGTCCACCAGCTCAGGCTCGAGGGCAAACGTAACGACTACTCTGGTCATCGGCCGCGCGCCAGCCTTTCGATCAGGTACTCCGGCAGTCCCGCGAGTCGCATCTTCCTCTGGGTGCGGGCGATATCGTACTCGATGCGATGGAAGCTCAAGCGGCGCGCATCGGTGTCGAGCAGCGCGTAACAGGTGCGCGGATCGCCGTCGCGTGGCTGGCCCAGGCCGCCCGGATTGGCCACCACGCGGTGGTCCGCCAGCTCCAGGACGTCGCCATCGCCCATCAGGCTCCCGCGCACGCGGTCGGGCCCGAACTCGACGAACGTGAGCTGCAGGTGTGAGTGGCCGATGAGCCCGTAAGGGGTAGTCTGGCGTTCCAGGTGGCCGCTGGCCGCCTCCGAGCTGATGACGTACTCCCAGGTCGGGTCGCGCAGGCTCCCGTGGACAAGAGTGAAATCGCCGATGGTCTCCGCGTCCGGAAGGGCCTTCAGGTACGCCGCCTCCTCGCTCGTCAGCACGCTCGCCGTCCAGCGCACGGCCGCCGCCGCGTAAGCGTTGAAGTCCTCGGTGCCGATCTGGCCGCCGGCGGCGCGGTCATGGTTGCCCGCGACCGCCACGTGAGGATAGCGCCGTAGCAGCTCCAGGCAGGCGCCCGGCTCGGGGCCGTAGCCCACCAGGTCTCCGAGCGCCCATATGACGTCGATAGGGCCGCGAGTTTCCGCATGGGCGAGGACACTTTCGAAGGCGGCGAGGTTCGCGTGGACGTCCGCCACCACCAGGACTCTCACGCCCGCAATATAGCAGGCGTCCCTGCCGTCCCCTGAGGCGCACCTATAATCGAGGCCATGAAGGTCTCGGAAGCCGGCGAGTTCGGCCTAATCGAGCTGTTGTGCCGCGAGCTCGGCGTGCCCTACCCGCCCTCGCCGGAGTCGGTGCCGCGCCCCGGGTTCATCGTGGACCTCGGCGACGACGCGGCCGTAATGGAGCCCTCGGCCGACGCCACGGTCTGGACGACGGACACGCTCGTCGAGGGCGTGCACTTCCTGCCCTCGCGCACCTCCTGGCGCAACACCGGCTGGAAGGCCATTGCCGTAAACGTGAGCGATGTCGCGGCCATGGGCGGGACGCCCGGGACCGCCCTCGTCACGCTGTGCCTGCCCCCCGAATTCTGCCTGGAACACGCTGTCGAGCTTTACCGCGGCATGCGGGAATGCTGCGAGGCCTACGGCGTCACCGTCAGCGGTGGAGACATAGTGCGGTCACCCGTGTTCACCGTGACCGTGGCGGTGAGCGGCGTCGTACGCCGCGGCCCGGACGGCGGCTTTGCCGTGCTGCGCCGGAATGCCTGCCGGCCCGGGGACGCCGTCGCCGTCAGCGGTACCCTCGGGGACGCTGCCGCGGGCGTGCTGCTGCTCGGCGCCGGCGGCGCGGCAGCGGCAGCGGCAGCCAGCCTCATCGAGGCGCAGGAAAGGCCCCGCCCCCGCCTCGACGTGTCGGCGCGCGCCGTGGCGGCGGGCCTGAGGTGCGGCATGGACGTGAGCGATGGGCTGCTGCAGGATGCGGGCCACATCGCGCGCGCCAGCGGCGTGCGGATTCGCCTGGAGGCGGGCGCCGTCCCGCTCAGTCCCACGTTGCTTTCGGCCTTCCCGGAGCGCGCGCTGGAGTTGGCCCTTACCGGTGGCGAGGACTACCAACTCCTACTCTGCGGCGCCAGGGGAGTGATCGAAGGCTTGATCGTGGAGGGAGCCGACCTCACCATCATCGGAGACGCTCTCGAGGGAGAGCCCGGCGTGACAGTGATCGGCGAGGACGGGCTGGAGCGACACTATCCGGCAACCGGTTGGGACCACTTCCGGAGCGGCCCGCGGGCGTGAAGAGCCTCCGCTTCGAGAGCGCTAGTCCGGCTGAAACACGCAGGCTAGGGGAGCGCCTTGCCAGGTTCCTGCGGGCTGGAGACGTCGTCCTGCTCAGCGGCGAGCTCGGTGCGGGCAAGACGTGCTTCGCCCAGGGCATCGGGAAGGGCCTCCGAGTCGCCGAGCCGGTCAAGAGCAGCTCTTTCGTCCTCGTGAACGAGTACCACGGCCGGCTGCACGTGCATCACGCCGA contains:
- a CDS encoding peptide chain release factor-like protein; the encoded protein is MTYSDKELLRECDVHTHRASGPGGQNRNKVESAVRLVHRPTGITVNAYESRSQHENKARALRRLRVALALRVRSPAPEGVPEAVAACIGRDGRLAVGRRDARYLDCASAVLDVLQAHDGRLSDAARHLGLSTGNLSRFLVADDDLMAEANRIRNAFALKPLKRG
- the thiL gene encoding thiamine-phosphate kinase; translated protein: MKVSEAGEFGLIELLCRELGVPYPPSPESVPRPGFIVDLGDDAAVMEPSADATVWTTDTLVEGVHFLPSRTSWRNTGWKAIAVNVSDVAAMGGTPGTALVTLCLPPEFCLEHAVELYRGMRECCEAYGVTVSGGDIVRSPVFTVTVAVSGVVRRGPDGGFAVLRRNACRPGDAVAVSGTLGDAAAGVLLLGAGGAAAAAAASLIEAQERPRPRLDVSARAVAAGLRCGMDVSDGLLQDAGHIARASGVRIRLEAGAVPLSPTLLSAFPERALELALTGGEDYQLLLCGARGVIEGLIVEGADLTIIGDALEGEPGVTVIGEDGLERHYPATGWDHFRSGPRA
- a CDS encoding D-2-hydroxyacid dehydrogenase; this translates as MTRVVVTFALEPELVDEIKAVAPSIEVEVLGQEARRLFRGEARYPSELQAVTGLDELTSALREAEVLFSFWGGAISRLEDFRDRAPKLRWVQLTHAGAERVDPKLIAQGITFTTAGGLAATPIAEFVMAYVLMFSKGWPGLFRAQREHRYTRFMPREVLGKTIGIVGMGYIGGEVARLGKAFGCRVLGMRRSFTARGLDPIADEAVPPSDLPYLLSESDFVVIAAPLTPETRGMIGEAELRQMKRTAYLINIARGPLVDERGLIAALREGTIAGAGLDVFEREPLPPESELWDLDNVILSPHISGGTEIYNKRATAIFCDNLRRFLAGQPLMNVVDPERGY
- a CDS encoding metallophosphoesterase family protein, giving the protein MRVLVVADVHANLAAFESVLAHAETRGPIDVIWALGDLVGYGPEPGACLELLRRYPHVAVAGNHDRAAGGQIGTEDFNAYAAAAVRWTASVLTSEEAAYLKALPDAETIGDFTLVHGSLRDPTWEYVISSEAASGHLERQTTPYGLIGHSHLQLTFVEFGPDRVRGSLMGDGDVLELADHRVVANPGGLGQPRDGDPRTCYALLDTDARRLSFHRIEYDIARTQRKMRLAGLPEYLIERLARGR